In a single window of the Amia ocellicauda isolate fAmiCal2 chromosome 20, fAmiCal2.hap1, whole genome shotgun sequence genome:
- the LOC136716021 gene encoding uncharacterized protein C10orf143: MAVSMDCVIAGQNKRRHELELENWQHLNPAKRFCGALGRCEQFENGAVAESPMETWDPQQPGLPQDPCVNSPASLTFTASQSHDMNTVSQCGGLAQPCVRCLAGESGHINHIMGF, from the exons ATGGCAGTTTCCATGGATTGTGTGATTGCGGGTCAGAATAAACGGCGCCATGAGCTAGAGCTGGAAAACTGGCAGCATTTAAATCCAGCG AAGCGGTTTTGTGGCGCTTTGGGCAGATGTGAGCAGTTTGAAAATGGCGCTGTGGCTGAAAGCCCCATGGAGACCTGGGACCCACAGCAGCCAGGACTTCCACAGGATCCCTGTGTGAACAGCCCGGCGTCTCTCACTTTCACTGCCAGCCAGAGCCACGACATG aacactgtgtctcagtgtggtgGTTTAGCACAGCCCTGTGTACGATGCCTGGCTGGGGAGTCT GGTCATATTAACCACATCATGGGATTCTGA
- the glrx3 gene encoding glutaredoxin 3: MAALVDASSSQQFEDLLKKAGKSLVVVHFLAPWAPQCTQMNDVMAELAKEHSQVTFVKLEAEAVPEVSEKYEISSVPTFLFFKNCERIDRLDGAHAPELTKKVQRLASSTAVPAGSGAPAKEGLNERLKKLINAAPCMLFMKGSPQEPRCGFSRQIVEIFKQHAIQYSSFDILSDEEVRQGLKTFSNWPTYPQVYVNGELVGGLDIVKELVESGELENTCPKAVTLEHRLKALINKKPVMLFMKGNKEMAKCGFSRQILEIMNGAGIDYDTFDILQDEEVRQGLKTYSNWPTYPQLYVKGELVGGLDIVKELKESGELQSVLKGGS; encoded by the exons ATGGCGGCTCTGGTGGACGCTTCTTCTTCGCAGCAGTTCGAGGATTTGCTCAAGAAAGCTGGCAA ATCGCTGGTGGTGGTTCATTTTCTGGCACCATGGGCCCCTCAGTGCACCCAGATGAACGATGTTATGGCAGAGCTGGCGAAGGAACATTCACAAGTGACTTTTGTGAAG CTGGAAGCAGAAGCGGTGCCTGAGGTGTCCGAGAAATATGAGATTAGCTCCGTCCCCACTTTCCTCTTTTTTAAG AACTGCGAGCGGATTGACAGGCTGGACGGGGCCCACGCCCCGGAGCTGACCAAGAAAGTCCAGCGTCTGGCGTCCAGCACCGCGGTTCCCGCTGGATCCGGGGCGCCGGCGAAGGAGGGTCTTAATGAGCGTCTGAAGAAGCTGATCAATGCCGCACCCTGCATGCTGTTCATGAAGGGATCCCCCCAGGAGCCCCGCTGTG GGTTCAGCCGGCAGATCGTGGAGATCTTTAAGCAGCACGCCATCCAATACAGCAGCTTCGACATCCTGTCGGACGAGGAGGTACGGCAGGGCCTGAAGACCTTCTCCAACTGGCCCACTTACCCCCAGGTCTACGTCAACGGAGAGCTGGTGGGCGGGCTGGATATCGTGAAG gAACTCGTCGAATCCGGGGAGCTGGAGAACACCTGCCCGAAGGCAGTGACGCTGGAGCATAG GTTGAAGGCACTTATAAACAAGAAGCCGGTTATGCTGTTCATGAAGGGAAATAAAGAG ATGGCTAAATGTGGATTCAGTCGTCAGATTCTGGAAATAATGAACGGCGCAGG TATCGATTACGACACCTTCGATATTCTGCAAGACGAAGAG GTCAGACAGGGATTGAAAACCTACTCCAACTGGCCGACATACCCTCAGTTATACGTGAAAGGTGAACTCGTCGGTGGACTTGATATAGTGAAG GAGCTGAAAGAGAGCGGAGAGCTTCAGTCTGTCTTGAAAGGAGGCAGCTAG